The Nocardioides sp. cx-173 genome segment CCGCAAGGTCCGCGATGCCGGCCCAGTCGGCCACCTGGGCGATCGCGGCATCCGTCGCCTTCTCCACCGCGGGGTCGCCGGCGCCGTCGCGGCCCCCGTGCCCGATCCCGACGTCGGCGGGCACCGGCACGAGGAGGAAGAGGTTCTCCATGCCCGGGGGAGCGACCGTGTGGTCGGTCGCCGAGGGGCGGCACACGTAGACCGAGGCGGGGTCCGGGACCCGGGTGGGCCGCTCGAAGATCGCGTCGAAGTTGTCCTTCCAGTCCGCGGTGAAGAACAGCGAGTGGTGGGCCAGCTCCGGGAGGGTGCCGTCGACGCCGAGGAACGCCAGCACCGCGCCCGGACCCGAGACCTGCTTGTCCCACCACGACTGCGGGTAGGTCTGGAGCTCGGGTGCCACCAGGGCGGTCTCGACGTGGTGCAGGTCGGCCGCGCCGACGACCACGTCGGCCTCGAGGGCGGCGGGCCGGCCGTCGGCGTCGACGTAGTCCACGCCCGTGACGCGAGCGCGGCGCCCTCCGGGCCGCGTGCGTACGGCGGTCGCCTCGCAGCCCGTGTGCAGCCGGGCGCCGTGCTCGCGAGCGAGCCCCGCGACGGCCTCGATGAGCCGCGAGAAGCCGCCGCGGGGGTAGAGCACCCCGTCGTCGCCCAGGTCCATCCAGCTCATCAGGTGGTACATGCTCGGCGCCCGGTCCGGCGACGTGCCGAGGAACACCGCGGGGTAGCCCAGGACCTGGCGCAGCCGCCGGTCGCGGAAGGAGCGCGCGACGCGGGACTCCAGCGACCGCGTCAGCAGCGAGGTGAGCTCGCCGCCACGGCGCAGGACGTCGGCCTTGAGCAGCGATCGCGGCGACTCGAAGCTGGTGTAGAGGAAGCGGCTCACGCTGAGCTCGTAGACCCGCCGGGCCGAGTCCAGGTAGGCCTCCAGCCGGCGCCCGGCGCCCGGCTCGAGCTCCTCGAACAGCGCGACGTTGGCCGCGCGGCCCGCCCGCACGTCGACCGGCTCGTCGAGCCCCTCGTAGAAGACCCGGTAGCCCGGGTCGAGCCGCTCCAGGTCGAGCTGCTCGGCGGTCGTGGTGCCGAGCATGGCGAAGAAGTGGTCGAAGACCTCCGGCATCAGCCACCACGACGGCCCGGTGTCGAACCGGAAGCCGTCCACCTCCAGCGACCCGGCGCGTCCGCCCAGCTCGTCGCGCCGCTCCAGGACATCGACGCTCCAGCCGTCGCGGGCCAGCAGGGCCGCGGTCGCCAGACCGGTGATCCCGCCGCCGACCACCACTGCGCGGCTCACCGCTCCGGCCTCAGCAGGCTGGTCACCAGGAGCCGGGCCTTCACCGGGTCGGGCACCCGCACCCGCATGCGCCCCAGCCGCTCCGGCGGGGTCGCGCGCACGCGTCGGGAGAGCTCGCCGAACAGCGCGTGCGCGACCCGCACGGCGCGCCGGCTGCTGGGCGGGAGCAGCACGAGGGACCGCGCGCCCGACGCGAGGTCGGCGTCGATGTCGTCGAGGAGTGCGTCCCGCGTGGCGACGTCCAGCCGGGTGGGGTCCACGTCCGGGAAGTACGAGCGCCCCAGGGCCTCGTAGTCGGCGCCCAGGTCCCGCAGGAAATTCAGCTTCTGGAAGGCCGCGCCCAGGCGGCGGGCCCCGGCCGCGAGGTCGTCGTACGACGCGCCGGCGCCGGGCTCGGCGGCCAGGAAGGCGCGCAGGCACATCAGCCCCACGACCTCGGCCGAGCCGTGGACGTAGCGCTCGAAGCTGGCCCGGTCGTGCTCGACCGGGGTGAGGTCGGCACGCATGGAGGCGAAGAACGGGTCGAGCAGGCCCTGCTCGATCCCCGTCTCTCGTGCGGTGCGGGCGAACGCGTGGACGACCAGGTTGCCCGAGTGGCCGGTGCCCAGGGCGCGACGGGTCTCGCGCTCCAGCTCGGTCAGCGTCGCCTCCTGCGCCTCGGTGCTGCCATCGGGACGCGGGGCGTCGACGATCTCGTCGGCGACCCGGACCAGCGCGTAGACGTTGCGCACGTGGCGGCGTACCGGCGGCTCCAGCAGGCGGCTGGCCAGGCCGAACGACGTCGAGTAGCGCTTGATCACCAGGGCCGCGCTGGCGTCCGCCACCTCGTCGTAGGTCCGGTGCGCGCTGAGGGGGCCGGCGTTCGCCCCCGGCGGCAGCCGGAACATCACGCGGCTCCCGCCGCGCGGTCGGAGGCGACCGCGCCGACGATGTGGACCAGGTCCGTCGGCAGCCCCAGGACTTCGGACTGCTCGGCCGCCTCGCGCAGGTGCCTGCGCGCCAGCTCCTCGACGAACGCGTGGGACCCGCCCTCCTCCAGGGCGTTGCGTACGCGGGCGGCGTCGGCCGGGTCCAGGTCGGCGCGGCCCAGGTACGGCGACACGCGGCCCCAGGTCGAGCTGGACTGCGCGTGCACCATGAGCGGGGTCCGCTTGCCCTCGCGAAGGTCTCCCAACGGGGCCTTGCCGGTGCCCTCGGGGTCGCCGAACACGCCCTCGAGGTCGTCGAGCAGCTGGTAGGCGACGCCCAGCAGCCGGCCGACCCGGCCCACCCCGTCGACCACGGCCGACTCGGCGCCCGCCAGCACGGCGCCGGCCTGCATCGGCAGCTCGAAGGAGTAGGCGGCCGTCTTCTGCGCCTCCATCGCGAGCACCTCGGCGAGCGTGGGCTCCGCGACCCCCAGGCTCAGCCGCACGTCGGCCAGCTCGCCGGTGGCCGAGACCCGCAGCGCGGTGTCGAAGAGGTCGAGCAGGCTCGCCCGGGTCCCGGCGTCCACGTCGCACAGGGTGACCGCGCGCAGCGCGTGGCTCAGGGCCAGGTCGCCGACGAGCACCGAGGCCGCGCGCGCGTAGCTCTCGGCACCCTGGGGCGTCGCGCCGTCGGCGAGCGCCTCCGCGCGGAAGCGGCCGGGGGTGCTGGGACGCCCGCGGCGCAGGTCGTCGCCGTCGATCACGTCGTCGTGCACCAGGAAGGCGGTGTGCAGCAGCTCCACCGCGGCGCCGACCTCGGCCACGGCCGTCCGGGCGGTGCCGCCGAGGGCGTCGTGGACCGCGGCGACCAGCCGCGGGCGGAACCGCTTGCCGCCGCTCAGCGCGTCCCGCAGCGCCTCGTCCAGGGCCCGGCGGTCCGGCCCGGCGTTCGGTGGGAGGGGGCCCACCGCGGCGTCGAGGGCTCCCTGCAGGTCGCTCGGTGCCGCTGTCACGACTGCCCGGCTCGCGGGGAGCGCCGCGTCCTGCAGATGGGCACTGACGCTCTCCGTCCGACGGCGGCGGGCCTGGCGCCCCTGACTTAGGCCCGGTACCCACTTGCCCCGGGACGGAGTCGCGGGCCGGTGTCGATCGGGGGCGGCGCCGTTCGACTGCAGGGTGAGAGGGTCTGACGGAGACCCGCCCACGGCAGGAGCACCCCATGAAGTACATGCTGATCATGCGCGCCGACGACGAGGCCAACGAGTCGTTCAAGGACGTCGATTTCGAGAAGATCATGGAGGTGATGGGGCGCTTCAACGAGGAGATGATCTCCGCCGGCGTCCTCGTCGCCGCCGAAGGGCTGGACGACGCCTCGCTGGGCGTCGTCGTCGACTACTCGGCGCAGCCCCCGGTCGTCACCGACGGTCCCTACGGCGAGACCAAGGAGCTGTTCGGCGGCTTCTGGATCCTCGACGTGGCCTCCATCGAGGAGGCCGTCGAGTGGGCCAAGCGCGCGCCCATGGCCGGCCCCGGCATGAAGACCGAGATCCGCCGGGTGGCCAGCGTCGACGAGTTCCCCCAGGACAACCCCTGGATCCAGAAGGAGCGCGCCTGGCGCGAGGCGACCGGCCAGCTGTGAGCCAGGGGCGGGAGGTGCGCCGGGCGGTCGAGGCCGTCTGGCGCATCGAGTCCGCCCGGATCGTCGGCACGCTGGCGCGCTACACCGGCGACTTCGCCCTTGCCGAGGACCTCGCGCAGGAGGCGCTGGCCGAGGCGCTCGTCGGCTGGCCGCGCGACGGCGTACCCGCCAACCCGGCCGGGTGGCTGCTCACCGTCGGACGGCGCCGGGCCATCGACGCGTTCCGTCGGCGGGCGGCCCTCGACGAGAGGTACGCCGTGCTGGCGCGCGACGCCGACGACGGGCCCGACGCGGGGGCGGCGGGGGACGTCGACCTGCTCTGGGACCCCGACCGGGTCGACGACGACCAGCTGGCGCTGATGTTCATCTCCTGTCACCCGGTCCTCTCTCGCGAGGCGCAGGTGGCGCTGACGCTGCGGGTGCTGGGCGGTCTGTCCAGCGACGAGATCGCCCGCGCCTTCCTGGCGCCCACAGCGACGGTGCAGGCGCGCATCACGCGCGCGAAGAAGACGCTGGCCGCGGCGCGGGTGCGCTTCGAGGTGCCGACGCGCGAGGAGTGCCGCGAGCGGCTGGGGCCGGTGCTGAGCGTCATCTACCTGATCTTCACCGAGGGATCCAGCGCGAGCGGCGGCGGCGACTGGATCCGCCCGGACGTGGCCCGGGAGGCGGTCCGGTTGGCCCGGATCCTGGCGCGGCTGCTGCCCGACGAGCCGGAGACCCACGGACTGCTCGCCCTGGTCGAGCTGACCGCGGCGCGCTTCCCCGCACGCGTCGGCCCCGACGGGGAGCCGGTGCTCCTCGAGCACCAGGACCGCGAGCGGTGGGACCGGTCGGCGATCGGGCGCGGCAGGGCGTCCCTGGCCCGCGCCGGGCAGGTCGGGCGAGGGCTCGGCGCCTACGGCGTCCAGGCCGCGATCGCCGAGTGTCACGCCATCGCGCGGAGCGTGGCCGACACCGACTGGGACCGGATCGTCCTGCTCTACGAGGCGCTCGGCCGGCTCGCCCCCTCGCCGGTCGTCGAGCTCAACCGTGCGGTCGCGGTGTCCATGGCGTCGGGGCCGGCGGCCGCGCTGCCGGCGGTCGACGCCCTGGTCGCCTCGGGCGCCCTCTCCGGCTCCCACCTGCTGCCCAGCGTTCGCGGCGAGATGCTGCGCCGGCTCGGCCGCCTCGACGAGGCCCGACACGAGCTCGACCTCGCGCTGCGGCTGTGCGGCAACGAGCGCGAGCGCGCAGTCCTTGCGGCCAAGCTGGCCGCCCTCGCTGGTTGAGGTGCGAGCGTCTCGACACCACCGGTGCACCACCTAGGTCACGCAGCGTCGCAGCCCAGGGTCCAGTGAGTGGCTACTCGCAGGCCGACCCGTCACCGTCTCGGTCCAGGTGGCTGCCGTAGCCCGGCTCGCCGCGGCGGATCGGTGCCGCGCCGGCCGCGCGTACGGCGTCGCAGCTCGGGTAGCGCACATCCTCGGTGAGGCTGAGCGGGGCCTCGGTCGGCGCACCGGAGTCGGCCGGCAGGTCGTGGTCGACGCACGCGGTGAGCACGCGAGCCATGGCGGCCTTCTCGGGGGCGGTGACCCACAGCTCGTACTTCGCCTTGACCGCGATCTGACGCGCGACGTAGTCGCACCGGAATGCCTTGCTCGGCGGCAGCCAGGTGGCGGCGTCGGCGTCGGACTTGGCGCGGTTCTCGCCGGCGTCGACCGGGAGCAGGTTCAGCGGGTCGTTGGCCAGGGCGGCCCTCTTCCTGATCGACCACCGGAGCGCACCGGTGGCCCAGGCGTTGCCGAGCGCCACGACGTGGTCGATGTCGACGAGGAACCCGTCGCCCTTGACGTAGTCGACGGTGGCGGCGGTGTAGGGGTCGGCGAGGACGCCGGAGACCACGACGCAGCCTCGTGTTCCCTGCTGGTAGACGACCCGGGTGAGGTCGCGGGCGAGCATGTCGTTGCGGGTGTCGCATCCGTTGCGGTCCGTGTCGGCCCACGCTGGCCCGAAGGAGTCCCGGTCGTAGCCGGTCATCGGGGCGCGGCCCTTGACGGCCAACGTGGCCAGGACGGCGACGGCGGTCCCGGCCTGCGGCCGAGGGGCGGGACTCGGGGTCTGTACCGAGGTCGCCGGCTCGCGGGCGGCGTCGGTCGGCGCCTCGAGAGGGCTGCAGCCGGTGAGCATCAGTGCGGCCGCGAGCAGCGCGGCGAGCGCGCGGAGGAGGGTGATGGCGGGTGGCATGAGGTGAGGTGCGGATCGTGTGTGCGGGTGCACCTGGATCCCGGTGCCGTCGGAGAACCTATCGCTCGGGCCGCGGCAGTCCTACCATCACCGGGTGCTTCGGACCTGGGTTGCCGTCCTCGCCGCGCTGGCGGCCGTCGGCGCGATACCGACGTGGTCGATGGCGGCGCCGGGGGAGGTCGAGAGCCGCGTCGCGGAGACCGACGTACGGACGGTGGGAGACGGGTCGCGAGCCAGCTGCACCTCCGCCGCGGTGGTGCGAGCGGTGCGCCGCGGCGGGGTGATCCGGTTCGACTGCGGCCCGCGGCCGGTGACCATCGCGATGCGGCGGACCGCCAAGGTCAGCAACACCTCACGGCGTGTGGTGATCGACGGCGGCGGGCTGGTGACCCTGAGCGGGATGGGCAAGCGCCGGATCCTCTACCAGAACACCTGCGACCCGAAGCAGACCTGGACGACCTCCCACTGCGACGACCAGGCCTACCCGCGACTCGTCCTGCGCGACCTGACCTTTGCTCGGGGCAACGCCACCGGCCAGCGCTACGACGGCGGCGGTGGCGGCGCGGTGTTCGTCCGTGGCGGGCAGCTGAAGATCGTCGGCTCGACGTTCCTCGCCAACCGGTGCGACCGGCGCGGACCCGACCTGGGTGGGGCCGCGGTCCGGGTGCTGGACCAGCACCGCGACCGGGCGGTGCAGGTCCTCGACAGCACCTTCAAGAACGGCACCTGCAGCAACGGTGGCGCGCTCAGCAGCATCGGGGTCTCCTGGCGCATCGAGGACAGCACCTTCGTGGGCAACCGCGCCGTCGGCCGCGGCGCCAACCCCGCCCGTCCCGGCACGCGGGGCGGCGGCAGCGGTGGCGCGATCTACCTGGACGGCAACCGGTTCACGCTCTCGCTCATCCGCACGACGGTGCGCGGCAACGTGGCCAACGAGGGGGGAGGCGCGGTCTTCTTCGTGAGCAACGACCGGACCGGGACGATGCTGATCCGTCGCTCCCGCCTGGTGCGCAACCCCAGCCGGGGCTTCGAGACCCCGGGCCTGCCCGGGATCTTCTTCCTCGGTGCCCGGCCCCCGACCATCATCCGCTCCGAGGTGCGCTGAGCTCACGACGCTCGGCGCCGCGGGCCAGTTGCCTTCCACAGCGGGGCTCTCGGACGACAGTCATCCCCAGGCCGAGTCCGACTCGGGCGATCTCAATCGGTTGTTGCACTTCTGCCTGAGTGAGTGGAGGTTGCAGCGCATGCCTGGAGCACGGTTGACAGTGGAGCAGCGTCGGACGATTGAGCGGTGTTATCGCATTGGGCTGTCGCAGGGTCAGATCGCGTCGATCATCGGGAAGTCGGCCTCGACGGTGAGCAGAGAGCTGGCGCGGAGTTTCTCCTCGCCAGGTTCTCGCTCACCAAGGGCCCGCACGGCTCCTGATGCGGGTCGTGGCTACCTCCGCTCGTACAACGCTGAGCGGGCTCAGGCCGTTGCGGCCCTGCGTGCTCGTAGGCCCAAGGCGCGACGGCTGGATCATCCGCCGTTGCGGGAGAAGGTCTGGGAGCTGCTACGCGCTGACTGGTCGCCGGAGCAGATCGCAGCCATGCTGCCGGTGTTGTTCCCCCACGACCAGGACATGCGTGTGAGTCACGAGACGATCTACCAGTCCTTGTTCATCCAGACCAAGGGCGAGCTGAAACGTGAGCTGACCGCGCACCTGCGCAGTCGCCGCACGCGGCGCAAGACTCAGACCGGCGGCGCCAAGCGCGTCACGTTGGGCATCACCGACGACCTCATGATTCGGGCCCGGCCCGCTGAGGTAGAGGATCGGGCTGTGCCCGGTCACTGGGAGGGTGACCTGCTGCTGGGTGGCACCGGCAAGGGGGCGGTCATGACCCTGGTCGAGCGCTCGAGTCGATTCGTGCTCCTCGCACCGATGCCGGGACGTCACACGGCGGATCTGGCGCGCATGAGTCTGGCCGAGATGATCGCGACCCTGCCCCTGAGCCTGCGCCGCTCGATCACCTGGGACCGGGGTAGCGAGATGGCCCAGCATGCGAGGTTCAAGGTCGAGACCGGTTTGCCGATCTACTTCTGTGATCCCCAGTCGCCGTGGCAACGCGGTACGAACGAGAACACCAATGGCCTGCTCCGCCAGTACTGGCCCAAGGGAGCAGACCTGAGTCACCTCACGATGGCTGAGTGTGACGACGTCGCCTTGCGACTCAACACCCGCCCGCGCAAGACCCTCGACTGGCAGACTCCCGGACAAGCCCTCGATCGAGGACTCATTGCAACAGCCCTTTGAGATCGCCTCGGCGGCAATGTCGGCGGTGCGACCTATTATCGAAGACATGTTCGAGTTGCTCATCTCCCGGGTCCGCGAGGCGAAGACCGCCCTCGCGCAGGACCCGAGCGACCTCTCCGACGCCGAGCTCGTCGACCTGCTCCGCGAGGTGGAGGAGCTCAAGTGCGCCGCGGCGGCGGCACAGGCAGTCGCGGCTGTGCGGCTCGACGAGTCCCAGCGCCAGGCCCAGGTCGCGGCCGGTGTGCGCGCCGAGCGGGTGGGTGAGGGCATCGCCGAGCAGGTCGGCCTGGCCCGCCACGAGTCACCCACCAAAGCCGCCCGCCTCCTCGGCCTCGCGAAGGTCCTGCACCACGAGATGCCCCAAACCATGGCGCTCATGCGCGCCGGGCGGCTCAACGAGTGGCGCGCCACGATCCTGGCCCGCGAGACCGCCTGCCTGCCCCTGGCCGACCGGCAGGTCGTCGACGAGCGGCTGTGCGCGGACGGGCGTGCGGCCACCATGAGCGACCTCGCCCTGACCCGGGCCGCGAAGAAGCTCGCCTGCGAGCTCGACCCCGCCTCCGTCGCCGAGCGCGCCCGCCGCGCCGAGACCGAGCGGCACGTCACCATCCGCCCGGCCCCGGACACGATGTGCTGGGTCAGCGCCCTGCTCCCGGTCAAACAGGGCGTGAGCATCTACGCCACCCTCCTCGCCGCCGCGGCCGCAGGCCGCGCCCAGGGCGATGAGCGGTCGAAGGGCCAAGTCATGGCCGACACCCTCGTCGAGCGCGTCACCGGCGCCCCGGCCGACGAGCCCGCCCGGGTCGAGGTCAAGCTCGTCATGACCGACCGCGCCCTCTTCGCCGCCACCGACGACGCCGCCCACCTCGAGGGCTACGGGCCGGTGCCGGCTCCCTGGGCGCGGGCGTTCGTCACCGACGCGATGCGCGCCACCCGGCTCTGGATCCGGCGCCTCTACACCTCACCGCTGACCGGGCAGCTTGTCTCGATGGACTCCCGCGCCCGTCTGGCCCCCGAGGCCCTGGCCGAGTTCGTCGCCACTCGCGACCAGGACCTGTGCCGCACCCCGTGGTGCGGAGCCCCGATCCGCCACACCGACCACATCCGGTCCTGGGAGCACGGCGGCCCCACCACCGCGACCAACCTCCAAGGACTCTGCGAACGCTGCAACCACGCCAAACAGGCCCCCGGCTGGTTGGCACGCGCCTCCACCGACCCCTCCGGTGTCCACACCGTCGAGATCACCACCCCCACCGGCCACCGACATCGCTCCCGCGCACCCGACCCACCCGGCGAGGTCTGCCCCGTTCCTCGCCAGCCGGTCGAGTATGAGCTCATTGGCTGACAGGCGCGTGAGTGTCGTATCGACCCGCTGCTGTTCGTAGCGTGGGTAGTGGGGGACATCAGGGTCCGCCCGGCGAGAGGAGCAGGGATGCCGCACTACCTCATCTACTTCAACCAGCAGTGGGTCGGTGACCACGACGAGGCGTGGTTCGAGAGCCGTGTCGAGCCGTCCACGGCCGTCGTCCGGGACATGCAGGACCAAGGCGTTCTGGTCTACGCCGGCGGGCTGGTCGAGGAACTGGAGCAGGCGGCCAGCGCGGACGCCACGGGCGGAGAGCTGGTCATCACCGACGGGCCCTTCGCGGAGACCAAGGAGTGGCTCGGCGGGCTGACCATCGTGGACGTGCCCGACGACGAGTCCGCTCGCGTGTGGGCGGGGAGGGTGGCCGAGGGCTGCGGCTGGCCGCAGGAGGTGCGCCGCTTCAAGGCCGGCTCGTTGCAGGCGCTCGCCCTCGAGGCTCAGCCGGCGGCCGCCCCCCAGTCGGGCCTGAGGAGGCCGTAGATCCAGGAGTCGGAGACGACGCCGTCGACGACGCAGTCCTCGCGCAGCGTGCCCTCGTGCCGGAAGCCGAGCTTCTCCAGGACCCGAGCGGAGGCGGGGTTGCGGGTGTCGACCTCCGCCTGCACGCGGTGGAGGTCGAGAGTGTCGAAGGCCCACTGCAGCAGGGCGCGGGCCGCCTCGGTGGTGTAGCCGTGGCCCCAGGCGGCCTCGGCGAGGATGTAGCCGAGGGTCGCCCGCCGGTGCGCAGGCTCCCAGCGGGCGAGGGTGCACCAGCCGAGGAAGGCGGAGTCAGTGGCGCGCTCGATGACCAGTCGCGTGCCGCTGGCCTCCTCCTCCATCCGGCGGCAGGTCGCGAGGAAGCGCTCGCCCTGGGCGCGATCGGTCCAGGGCGGGGAGTCCCAGTAGCGCAGGACGTGGGCGTCACTCTGCAGCGCGTACAGGTCGTCGGAGTCGCTCTCGGCGAAGGGGCGCAGCCGCAGGCGAGCGGTGGTCAGTGTCGGGGTGGGCAACGGCATGGAGCCATCGTGTCGTGTCGAGGGGGGTCGAGGACAACGGGTTTCGGTGCCAGGCATGTCTCCCGGCGGGCGGGGGACCGGCGGGCATGGACGAACGTCGCAAGCCCACCGCCGAGCAGCCACTGAACGCTCCCGGGCCGCGCAAGAAGTTTCCGGCGGCGCTGGCCGTGCTCGCGCTGATCGCCGTGGTGGCGGCGATCTTCGCGCTGATCACCTACCTGCAGCAGCGGACCTGAGCCGCACGGGACACCTCAACCCCGGAGATAGCGCAGGAACACGGCACCGGTGGCGCTGGCCGCGACGGTGTCCAGCCTCAGCCGGCCCGGCTCCGCCCGGTCGCCGAACAGCCGTCTCCCGCTGCCCGCGAGGGTGGGGACGACGACGAGCTCGAGGACGTCGACGAGGTCGGCGTCCAGCAGGGTGGTCGCGAGGGTGAGGCTGCCGTGGATGCCGATGTCGCCGCCCTCGCCCTCCTTCAGTCGAGCCACGTAGTCGGCGGCCGGCTCGTGGACCAGGACGGTGTTGGTCCAGGAGGTGGCCGGGGCGGTCGAGGTGACGACGTGCTTCGGGGTGGTGTTGATGAAGTCCGCGAAGGGCTGGACGTCGGAAGTCGGCCAGTAGCCGGACCAGTAGTCGTAGGTGCCGCGGCCGAGCAGCACGTCGTCCTGGGCGGCGATGACGCGCCTCATGTTGGCGAACACGTCGTCGTCGACCTCGAACATCCAGTCGCTCGGCTCCTCAGCGACGCCGTCGAGGGACATCAGCTCGTACATCACGACCTTGCGCATGCCATCCCAGACCGGCGCCGGACCCGGAACTCATCGCCTCGGGCACCGGGCCTGAGGGGGCCCTCTCACCACGTGCACGCGATTCATTCACCCGTGTGACGGTCAGGTAACGTGGACCCGGCACAGCGTCGTGCGACTCCCTTCTGGAACAACCTTGAGGACATCGCTGTGAGCAAGCCCGTCGTACTCATCGCCGAAGAGCTGAGCCCCGCCACCGTCGAGGCGCTCGGCCCGGACTTCGAGATCCGCAGCTGCAACGGCGCCGACCGCGCCGAGCTGCTGCCCGCGATCGCCGACGTCGACGCGATCCTGGTCCGCTCGGCGACCAAGGTCGACGCCGAGGCGCTCGCCGCCGCCACCCGGCTGAAGGTCGTGGCTCGCGCGGGCGTGGGTCTCGACAACGTCGACGTGAAGGCCGCGACCCAGTCCGGTGTCATGGTCGTCAACGCGCCGACCTCCAACATCGTCTCGGCCGCCGAGCTCGCGGTCGCGCTGATGCTCGCCGCCGCGCGCCACGTCTCGCCGGCGCACGCCGCGCTGCGGGGCGGGGAGTGGAAGCGCTCCAAGTACACCGGCATCGAGCTCTACGAGAAGACCGTCGGCATCGTCGGCCTGGGTCGCATCGGCGTCCTGGTCGCGCAGCGCCTGAGCGCGTTCGGGATGAACGTCATCGCCTACGACCCCTACGTGCAGGCCGGCCGGGCCGCCCAGATGGGCGTGCGCCTCGTCGACCTCGACACCCTGCTCGCCGAGGCCGACTTCATGTCGGTCCACCTGCCCAAGACCCCCGAGACGGTGGGCCTGATCGGCGCCGAGCAGCTGGCCAAGGCCAAGACCTCGCTGGTGCTCGTCAACGCCGCCCGCGGCGGCATCGTCGACGAGGCGGCGCTCTACGACGCGCTGAAGACCGGCAGCATCGCCGCCGCCGGCCTCGACGTGTTCGCCAAGGAGCCGTGCACCGACAGCCCGCTCTTCGAGCTCGAGAATGTCGTCGCCACGCCCCACCTCGGCGCGTCCACCGACGAGGCGCAGGAGAAGGCCGGCATCGCGGTCGCCAAGTCGGTGCGGCTCGCGCTGTCCGGCGAGCTCGTGCCGGACGCGGTCAACGTCCAGGGCGGCGTGATCGCCGAGGACGTGCGCCCGGGCATCCCGCTCACCGAGAAGCTCGGCCGCGTGTTCACCGCGCTGGCCGGCGAGGTCGCCCAGCAGATCGACGTCGAGGTCCGCGGTGAGATCACCGAGTTCGACGTGAAGGTGCTCGAGCTGGCTGCCCT includes the following:
- a CDS encoding GNAT family N-acetyltransferase codes for the protein MPLPTPTLTTARLRLRPFAESDSDDLYALQSDAHVLRYWDSPPWTDRAQGERFLATCRRMEEEASGTRLVIERATDSAFLGWCTLARWEPAHRRATLGYILAEAAWGHGYTTEAARALLQWAFDTLDLHRVQAEVDTRNPASARVLEKLGFRHEGTLREDCVVDGVVSDSWIYGLLRPDWGAAAG
- a CDS encoding dihydrofolate reductase family protein, with protein sequence MRKVVMYELMSLDGVAEEPSDWMFEVDDDVFANMRRVIAAQDDVLLGRGTYDYWSGYWPTSDVQPFADFINTTPKHVVTSTAPATSWTNTVLVHEPAADYVARLKEGEGGDIGIHGSLTLATTLLDADLVDVLELVVVPTLAGSGRRLFGDRAEPGRLRLDTVAASATGAVFLRYLRG
- the serA gene encoding phosphoglycerate dehydrogenase; translated protein: MSKPVVLIAEELSPATVEALGPDFEIRSCNGADRAELLPAIADVDAILVRSATKVDAEALAAATRLKVVARAGVGLDNVDVKAATQSGVMVVNAPTSNIVSAAELAVALMLAAARHVSPAHAALRGGEWKRSKYTGIELYEKTVGIVGLGRIGVLVAQRLSAFGMNVIAYDPYVQAGRAAQMGVRLVDLDTLLAEADFMSVHLPKTPETVGLIGAEQLAKAKTSLVLVNAARGGIVDEAALYDALKTGSIAAAGLDVFAKEPCTDSPLFELENVVATPHLGASTDEAQEKAGIAVAKSVRLALSGELVPDAVNVQGGVIAEDVRPGIPLTEKLGRVFTALAGEVAQQIDVEVRGEITEFDVKVLELAALKGVFSDVVEDQVSYVNAPLLAAERGTAVRLVTDGESADHRNLITIRGTLADGSQVSVSGTLVGINQKERLVEVNGFEIDIEPTNHLAFFTYDDRPGMVGTVGQILGSSQVNIAGMQVARAAKGGLALVALSVDSAIPADALADIESAIDAASVRAVDLG